The sequence ACCTTCGCGGACCTCGCACAGGTCCGGCACCACCGCGAGGTCGTGGTCCTCGACGTCCGCCGCGCCGACGAGCACGACGCGGCCCGCATCGACGGCGCGGTCAACATCCCGCTCCACGAGCTCCAGCACAGCATCGCCGACGTGCCCGCCGGGGAGGTGTGGGTGCACTGCGCCGGTGGCTACCGTGCCTCGGTCGCAGCATCCATGCTCGACGCAGCCGGACGGTCGCTGGTCGCCATCGACGACAGCTTCGACAACGCCGAGAAGGTGGGGCTCCACCTGGTTGGGCCCGAGGCGTGACGCTCCTCCTCGCGCTCGTCGCGGGTGCGCTCATCGGCCTCAGCCTGGGCGCGCTCGGCGGCGGCGGCTCCATCCTCGCCGTGCCGGTGCTGGTCTATGCGCTGGGCCAGGGCGCGGCCCAGGCCACCACCGGCTCCCTGGTGGTGGTCGGCGTGACCTCGCTCGTCGGCGCCGTCGCCGCCCATCGAGCCGGCAACGTCCTGCTCGCCCGCGGGGTGACCTTCGGCGCGGTCGCGACCGGTGGCGCGATCGCCGGCGCTCGCGCCTCGACGGTTGTCTCCGAGACGGTGCTGCTGGCCGCGTTCGCCGTACTCATGCTCATGGTCGGCACCCTGCTCGCCGTCCGGCAGTGGCAGGGTCGAGGAGCGTCGCAGGACGGGCTGCACGCGCGGCGACCGTCGCTGGACGACCCGATCATCACCTTCAGTCCCAGGTTCGCGTGCCAGTGCCCCCGCGCCCTCAAGGTGCTCATCACCGCCACCCTCGTCGGCCTGCTGACGGGCTTCCTCGGCGTCGGGGGCGGGTTCCTCGTCGTGCCCGCCCTGCTGGTCGCGCTCGCGCTGCCGATGGAGTATGCCGCCGGCACCTCGCTCGTCGTCATCACCATCACCAGTGGGGTGGCGCTCATCGCCCGGGCCGGCAGCGGGGTCGCCCCCGACTGGTGGCCGGTCGTCGCGCTCACCGCGGCCGCAGCGATCGCTGCGGTGATCGGCGCCCGGCTCGCCGACCGGGCCGACACTCGCCGGCTCTCGGCCGCCTTCACCGGACTCGTCCTGGTCGTCGCGGCCTTCACGGCGGCCCAGGCGCTCCCGGCCCTCATCTGACCCACCCACCCAAGACCTCACGTACCTCGACCGAAAAGAGCACTTCCATGACGTCGACGGCCACCAGCCGCCACGCTTCGCCCGACTCCACCGATCCCGACTCCACCGATCCTGACGGCCTGGGCTACCGCCCCGGTCCGCTCGGCCGTCTCGGCGTGTGGGTCACCCACCACCGTCGACTGACCGCGGCCGTGTGGGTCCTGCTGATCGTCGGTCTCGGTGCCTTCGCCCCGAAGGTCGAGGCCAACCTCTCCGGCGCCGGCTGGCAGGCCGACGGCTCGGAGTCCGTCGCCGTCCGTGAGCTGGCCCAGGACAGCTTCGGGGGCAATGCCAGCTCCGCCATCCAGGTCGTCGTGCACAGCGCGGACGGCCCGGTGACCGAGGGACGCGGCAGCGAGGTGCTGCGGGAGGCGACGGCACTGCTCGAGGACGAACGGCGGATCGCCGACGTCATCGCGCTGCAGCCGGGCGCGAGCCTCAGTGAGGACGGGCAGACCGCCGTGATCCTCGCCGGCGCGGGTGCCGACCCCAACGAGATGGTGCGCGTCGCCGACGACCTGAAGGGGGAGCTGGAGGCGCTGTCGGTGGACGGCGTCGAGGTCAACCCGACCGGGGCCTCGTTGCTCTGGTCCGACTTCAACGAGGCCAACCTCGAGGCGATGCTCAAGTCCGAGATGGTCTCCTGGCCGGTGACGCTGGCCATCCTGGTCCTGGCCTTCGGAGCGCTGGTGGCAGCAGGTCTTCCGCTCATCCTGACCCTGGCCGGCCTCGTCGCCTCCGCCGGCTCGCTCGTGTTGATCAACGAGCTCGTGCCGGTGTCGATCTGGGCGATGAACTTCGCGATGATGTTCGCCCTCGCGCTCGGGATCGACTATGCGCTCTTCCTGGTGGTGCGGTTCCGGGCCGCCCGGATGGGTCACCACGAGACCCCGCGCCAGGCGATCGCGGAGATGATGGACACCGCCGGCAAGGCCGTCCTGTTGTCCGGCATCACCGTGCTCGTCTCCCTGTCGGCCGTGATGCTGGTGCCGTCCCCCGCCTTCCGGTCCATGGCCGGCGGGATCATGCTCGCGGTCACCTTCGTGCTGGCCGCGACGCTGACCCTCCTGCCGCTGGTGCTCTTCAAGCTCGACCACCGGATCAACAAGTTCGCCCTGAAGTGGGTCCACACCGGAGAGCACCGCTCGCCGAAGTTCGCCGCCTGGGGCGAGCGCCTGTGGAAGCGCCCCGTCGTCTTCGGCCTGGCCTCGCTGATCGTGCTCCTGGCGCTGGCCGCGCCGGTCCTGGGCCTGCGGACAGCAATGCCCTCCATCCAGGTCCTCCCCGAGGAGGCGAGTGCGCGGGTCGGCTACGACCAGGTCAAGGACGCGTTCGGCGACGGTGCTCCGGGCACGCTCCAGGTGATCGCCGATCGCTCTGACGCGAAGGCCACGACCGCTGCGCTCAACGACGACACCGGCATCGCCGGTGCCATGCCCGCCCAGCCGGCGGCCGACGGCAGCGACCTCGTGCTCATCCAGGCGGTGCCGACCGTCGACCCGTCCGACCCCGAGCTGGGCCAGACCGTCGACCGGCTGCGCGCCGACCTGCCCGCCTCAGCCCTCGTCGGTGGCGCAGCCGTCGAGAACCTCGACCTCAAGGCCCAGCTCGACGAGTCCACGCCACTCGTCGTCGGCGTCGTGCTCGCCCTTGGGTTCCTGCTCCTGCTGGTGGCACTCCAGGCGCCCCTGATCGCGCTGCTGGGCACCCTGGTCAGCCTGCTGTCCACGGCTGCGGCCTTCGGTGTCGCCCGGCTGGTGTTCCAGGAGGGGTACGGCGCCGGCCTGCTCGGCTTCGAGTCGCAGGGCTTCCTCGACGCATGGGCGCCGGTGTTCTTCTTCGCGATGATCTTCGCGATCGCGATGGACTACACGGTGTTCCTGCTCGCCTCGGCCAAGGAGCATTACGAGCGCTCCGGTGACCCGCGGGAGGCCATGGTCGGCTCACTGGCCCACTCCGGTCGGGTGATCTTCGCCGCCGGCGCGGTGATGGTGGCGGTGTTCTTCACCTTCGCCCTGTCCGGGCCGCTGCCGCCCAAGGAGATGGGGATCGTGCTCGGAGTCGCGGTCCTGCTCGACGCGTTCCTCGTCCGGCTGGTGCTCCTGCCCGTCATGCTGCGCCTCACCGGGAAGGCTGCCTGGTGGACGCCGCGCTGGCTGACACGCCTCCTGCCCCGGATCACCTTCTCCCACGGCTGACCCCGAAACCCTTCACCTCACATCCACCAACCGAACGGAGCACCACCATGTGTCGAGCAGTCCGATGCAAGACCTGCGGCAAGACCACCTGGGCCGGATGCGGCCAGCACGTCAACCAGGTCCTGGCCGGCGTCCCCCGGGCCGACCGCTGCCCGGGCCACCCGAAGGAGGAGCGTCAGGGTGGCGGACTCCTCTCGAAGATCTTCGGCCGCTGACCCTGACGGGTGGGGATGCGATCCACCGAGCGTCCCCACCCACTACTCCCACCCCTGATCGGAGCTCTTGTGAACATCGACCGCGCTGTGTTCCTGCTCGCCGGCACCGTCATCCTCCTGAGCGTGCTGATGAGCGCCTTCGTCTCGACCTGGTGGCTGCTGCTCACCGCATTCGTCGGCCTCAACTTGTTGCAGTCGAGCATCACAGGCGTCTGTCCGGCGGCAGTCGTGTTCCGCCGGCTCGGCCTGTCGGCCGGCTGCGCGTTCCGCTGATCCCGGACGCACGCAGGGCATCCAGCACCGCCGAGACGGCGGGGAGTCGCTCATCGACGACCGGTGCACCACCATCACCTCCCGCGTCGGCACCGGCCGGTGGGCGGCAACCGCGACCACCTCGTCCGACAACGGCGACCTGCCCAGCCGGGGGACGAGGGCGATGCCGAGGCCGGCACCGACCAGGGCGAGGTGGGAGTCGAACTCCATCGCCACGTGCGCGATCCGGGGCGAGTGTCCGGTCCCGACATACATCCGCGTCAGCCACTGCCGACAGATGGAGCCCTCGGGGGTCGCGACCCAGGCCTCGTCGACGAGGTCGTGCGGCGAGACCCGGCTGCGACCGGCCAACGGGTGGTCACGCGCGACGATGACGTCAGCGACGTCGCGCGCGATCCTCACCGCAGCCAGGTGCTCGGGCACGTGCAGGGGCACGTCGCCCCAGCTGTGCACGATGCCGAGGTCCTGCTGCCCAGTGGCGACGAGGTCGACGGTCTCCCACGGCTCGCGCTCGGTCAGGGTCAGCGCAAGCGCCGTGTGGTTGTCCAGCAGGGTGCGCACGGCGGGGGCCACCAGGCCTCGCATGGCCGTGGAGAAGGCGGCGATCCGCAGCCGGCCGGTGACCCGGCCGGCGTCTCGGTGCAGCCCGGACTCGAGGTGTTCGAGGTCGGCCAGCAGCCGTGACCCGTCGGCGACGAGTCGTCGCCCGTGCTCGGTCAGCATCACCCCGCGACCCACCCGCTCGAGGAGGGCGACGCCGGTCTGCTTCTCCAACCGCTTGACCTGCTGGGAGACGGCGCTGGGCGTGTAGCCCAGGGCGTCAGCTGCTCCCACCACCGAGCCATGGCTCTCCACGGCTTGAAGACTCATCAGTGCAGCCAGATCGATCATGTAGTGACGCTACCTGATCATGGGTACGAGGATTCGCTGGTGCTTCAGGGTTGACCCCCGCAGACTCTTCGGCGTGAACGTTCGTGACTCCGCGCTGGCCGCCCTGGTCGCCGCCATCTGGGGCTTCAACTTCGTGGTGATCGACTGGGGGATGGCCGACGTCCCGCCGCTGCTCTTCGTCGCGATCCGGTTCACCGCGGTGATGGTGCCGGCGATCTACTTCATCGCCCGCCCCCGGGCCCCCTGGCGCACCATCGTGGGTGTCGGCTGCTTCATGTCGCTGGGCCAGTTCGGCTTCCTCTACCTGTCGATGGCGGCCGGGATGCCACCCGGGCTGGCAGCGCTGGTCCTCCAGGCCCAGGTCGTCTTCACGATCGTGATCGCGGCCGGGGTGCTGCGCGAGGTGCCGACGGCGGCGCAGGTGGCGGGCGTGGTGCTGGGCGTGGTCGGCCTGGTCGTCGTCGGGACGGGCAGGGGAGGCCACGTCCCGGCGGTCGCCTTGGGGCTGTGCCTGCTCGGTGCTCTCTCGTGGGGGATCGGCAACGTCGTGGCGCGGGCCGCGCGCGTGTCGGGCGGGTTGTCGCTGACGGTGTGGTCGGCGCTCGTCGTGCCCGTCCCGATGGTCGTCCTGTCGCTCCTGGTCGACGGGCCGACGGTCGTGGCGTCTGCGCTGGCGGGCTTCTCCTGGCAGGCGGCGGTGTCGACCGCCTACACCGCAGGTCTCGCCTCGCTCGTGGGCTACGGCATCTTCAACGGGCTGCTCGCCCGCTGGCCCTCCAGTGCTGTCGTGCCGTGGATCCTGCTGGCGCCCGTGGTGGCGATGGCGTCGGCATGGGCACTCCTGGACCAGCGTCCCAACGCTGCCGAGGCGGGCGGCGGGGTGCTGCTCCTGGTCGGGGTCCTGATCGCACTGCGGCCGGCGGGCGGCATCCGGCGTCGCCCCGCTCCGGCCGAGGCCGAGGTGATCGAGGAGGCCGCGCTCAGCTGAGCGCCGCCCGGCCAGCCTCCAACCGGGCGACCGGCACCCGGAACGGAGAACAGGAGACGTAGTCGAGTCCGACCTCGTGGAAGAAGTGGATCGAGGCCGGGTCACCGCCGTGCTCACCGCACACCCCGAGGTGGAGCTCGGGGTTCGCCTCCCGGCCGGCGGTCGCCGCGCGGCGCACGAGCGCACCGACGCCGTCGATGTCGAGGGACTCGAACGGGGAGACGGGGAAGACGCCCTGCTCGAGATAGGTGCTGAAGAACGATGCCTCGACGTCGTCGCGGGAGAAGCCCCACG comes from Nocardioides piscis and encodes:
- a CDS encoding EamA family transporter, which produces MNVRDSALAALVAAIWGFNFVVIDWGMADVPPLLFVAIRFTAVMVPAIYFIARPRAPWRTIVGVGCFMSLGQFGFLYLSMAAGMPPGLAALVLQAQVVFTIVIAAGVLREVPTAAQVAGVVLGVVGLVVVGTGRGGHVPAVALGLCLLGALSWGIGNVVARAARVSGGLSLTVWSALVVPVPMVVLSLLVDGPTVVASALAGFSWQAAVSTAYTAGLASLVGYGIFNGLLARWPSSAVVPWILLAPVVAMASAWALLDQRPNAAEAGGGVLLLVGVLIALRPAGGIRRRPAPAEAEVIEEAALS
- a CDS encoding sulfite exporter TauE/SafE family protein, whose translation is MTLLLALVAGALIGLSLGALGGGGSILAVPVLVYALGQGAAQATTGSLVVVGVTSLVGAVAAHRAGNVLLARGVTFGAVATGGAIAGARASTVVSETVLLAAFAVLMLMVGTLLAVRQWQGRGASQDGLHARRPSLDDPIITFSPRFACQCPRALKVLITATLVGLLTGFLGVGGGFLVVPALLVALALPMEYAAGTSLVVITITSGVALIARAGSGVAPDWWPVVALTAAAAIAAVIGARLADRADTRRLSAAFTGLVLVVAAFTAAQALPALI
- a CDS encoding MMPL family transporter, with the translated sequence MTSTATSRHASPDSTDPDSTDPDGLGYRPGPLGRLGVWVTHHRRLTAAVWVLLIVGLGAFAPKVEANLSGAGWQADGSESVAVRELAQDSFGGNASSAIQVVVHSADGPVTEGRGSEVLREATALLEDERRIADVIALQPGASLSEDGQTAVILAGAGADPNEMVRVADDLKGELEALSVDGVEVNPTGASLLWSDFNEANLEAMLKSEMVSWPVTLAILVLAFGALVAAGLPLILTLAGLVASAGSLVLINELVPVSIWAMNFAMMFALALGIDYALFLVVRFRAARMGHHETPRQAIAEMMDTAGKAVLLSGITVLVSLSAVMLVPSPAFRSMAGGIMLAVTFVLAATLTLLPLVLFKLDHRINKFALKWVHTGEHRSPKFAAWGERLWKRPVVFGLASLIVLLALAAPVLGLRTAMPSIQVLPEEASARVGYDQVKDAFGDGAPGTLQVIADRSDAKATTAALNDDTGIAGAMPAQPAADGSDLVLIQAVPTVDPSDPELGQTVDRLRADLPASALVGGAAVENLDLKAQLDESTPLVVGVVLALGFLLLLVALQAPLIALLGTLVSLLSTAAAFGVARLVFQEGYGAGLLGFESQGFLDAWAPVFFFAMIFAIAMDYTVFLLASAKEHYERSGDPREAMVGSLAHSGRVIFAAGAVMVAVFFTFALSGPLPPKEMGIVLGVAVLLDAFLVRLVLLPVMLRLTGKAAWWTPRWLTRLLPRITFSHG
- a CDS encoding YgaP family membrane protein; its protein translation is MSAFVSTWWLLLTAFVGLNLLQSSITGVCPAAVVFRRLGLSAGCAFR